GTACTGCTTACACATTTTCCCATTTATCAACTGGGAAGGGTAATGCCTCTTGGCATTCATAATTATGTTCAGGAATTGCCTCCAAACATATATTCCACCTTTGATCTCATAGCAAGCCCTGGTTGTCCGTGACGGTGAGAAGAGCAGCATCAACGCTGAGGATGTGGTGGTTGGAGATTTGGTTGAGGTGAAAGGAGGAGACAGAATCCCCGCTGATCTGCGAATCATCTCTGCCCACGGCTGCAAGGTCTGTAAAGTCCTCTTTTCATCTCGCCTTACAGACCTTCATATCAAACATTCAATTTTGAATTATAAAGATTTATTaagactgtttttatttatgaagtTTATGTATTATTATCGTTTCTGAGTATTAATATGAGTCAAGTTGAtagtaaaaagaagaaattatgATTTACTCATACGCCACACAGTCATCATGTTTCGATTAAAGTTGCACAACTTCTTACAGGAAATACAGCATGTGGAtagatgtggggtttttttaacttcctgttgGTGTCTTCATGTCTAGATTTCCTTTGATAGACTCAAAAATCAAGATCACATTATCTTAGTTCCTTAATTGTCTTGTTTGTCTCTTGAAGTTAAATTCTTTTTACCCAAATGTGCCACTTCTATCTCCCTGCTTTTCACATCAACAAAAAGATCACCAatcccagatagcaaaattgctgtggcccataTCTGGCCCTCACCCGACACTGTCATGTGGCCCACATACcgcatggaatgatggcacttgggcggtccgctcctgtttgccagatccGGGCCACAAGCAAACCATTGCTATGCCACATGTaaaccaaaaactaaacaaataaacaagatCTGGCCTATATCAggaccacagttcatttttattctggccCTGATCGGGCCCACATGCTATATCCTCATCCGGCCCACATACCgtgtggaatgatggcacttgggcggtccgctcctgtttgccagatccGGGCCACAAGCAAACCACAGCAATGCCACATGCTaaccaaaaactaaacaaataaaccaaatcTGGCCTACATCTggaccacagttcatttttattctggccCTGATCAGGCCTACATTCCATATCCTCATCCAGCCCACACACCGCGTGGAACGGTGCACTCCCGTTTaccagatctgggccacaagcaaaccAAGCATTACTGCATGTCAACCAAAAATGAACCAAGTAAAAAATATCTGGCCCAAATCTGGACCacagttcagttttattctgGCCCTGATCCGGCCTACATTCCATATCCTCATTTGGCCCAAATACTACATGGACTGATGGCATTCCACTCCTGTTTTGCCAGATCTGGGCAACAAGAAAGCCATAGCAATACCGCATGTCAACCAAGAACGaaccaaataaacaagaacTGACCCTCATTCCTAATGTTCATATGGCCCGCATCCTGCATGGAATGGATGCATTTTGGCAATGCACTCCTGTTTGCCAGCAATAGGCCTAGCAACATTGTTTTTGCAGCCACCACAGTCAACATGGTTTGCAAATTCCAGGACCTGTGGATAAAGCATTTATGTGTCACTGGAAAGACAGCTGCCTTAAGCCGTGCAGCCCCCAACAAGGTGCTATCAGTAAATCAGTTCAATTGGGTACATGTGGGGTTCAACCTTGTACCAAACAAGGCAGTGGAAACCAGTTCTTAGACTAGAGGTGGGGACTGTGGCTGGACTGTTAGGACAATGATCCCTGGACTAACATAGAACAGTACATTCCATGTTTATAAGAGGAGGAGGCCAGGGCAAActttgctgtagaaaaataacCTTCTGGGAGCATTTTCAGAGAATCTTACCTTCCCAGTTGTAAACATTATCGGTGTGTATGCACCTACACTGAGCTTCACCTCTAAAATTTTATGATTCATTATGCTATCTGGGATGTCAGTCaatgtttttgacatttctttcttttttctcctgaATACAATGTGTCACTCTCTCGTCACTATATATCTTTTATGTTTCATTCTTGCTTTACTTTCTCTCCTCCAGGTGGACAACTCCTCTCTGACTGGTGAATCTGAGCCCCAGACTCGTACTCCTGACTTCTCCAATGACAACCCACTGGAGACCAGGAACATCGTTTTCTTCTCCACCAACTGTGTTGAAGGtagaacacaaaaacaaaaaacaaagtagtggatgacacagaaatataatataatataatataatataatataatataatataatataatataatataatataatataatataatataatataatataatataatataatataatataatataatataataattatagttGATAATGTATTCTATTCTTTTTCTTACCTATGACTTCTCTCACCAGGTACTGCCAAAGGAATTGTCATCAATACTGGAGACCGCACTGTCATGGGTCGTATCGCCACACTGGCTTCCAGTCTGGAGGGCGGCAAAACTCCCATTGCCATTGAGATCGAGCATTTCATCCACATCATCACTGGCGTGGCCGTCTTCCTGGGCGTGTCCTTCTTCATTCTTTCCCTCATCCTTGGATACGGGTGGCTGGAGGCCGTCATCTTCCTTATCGGTATCATTGTCGCCAATGTGCCGGAAGGTCTCCTGGCTACTGTCACTGTGAGTTTTGGTGTGGTGTATGTCCcgatttttatttcactgttaatAATCTGATTCAGACTGAAGAACACTGGATTTCTGTCTCTAGGTGTGTCTGACTCTGACTGCTAAGCGTATGGCCAAGAAGAACTGCTTGGTGAAGAACTTGGAAGCTGTCGAGACCCTGGGCTCCACCTCCACCATCTGCTCAGACAAGACCGGCACCCTGACCCAGAACAGAATGACCGTGGCTCACATGTGGTTCGACAACCAGATCCACGAGGCTGACACCACTGAGAACCAGAGCGGGACCTCCTTCGACAGGAGCTCGGCCACCTGGGCTGCCCTGGCCAGAATCGCCGGACTCTGCAACCGTGCCGTCTTCCTGGCAGAGCAGAGCAACGTTCCCATCCTGAAGGTGCCGACCTTTTCCTGCATCCTCCTTTAAAATCTTCTGATCACCAAACACACTAAACGTTTTGCTCTAGTTCACCCATTCAGGTCTCCACAAAGAGTCTAAATAATTCACCATTGGAAGACGATACCAATAACATTTGGTGTAATACCATCCTCTTAGTCATGGTTGTAAACAAGAACAAAGCAGAATTTACCCTTTTTACCTCACAGAACTATTTCTTCCTTATTGAATTGGGTGCTACCCCCTAGTTGATTTATAATTCAGTTGAATAACAAGATGCAGTGACTGTGTGGGAAGTTTCTTGGCATTATAACTTGGCAAAGAACTTTGGGACTTtgcaacaaaaatacaaatgcagCCAAACTGCACtacaaatctttttaaaaagcactcGACATAATTAAGGTCTTTTCAGTAATAGATAGCTTTTTCTACAGCAGGAAGTGGCTAGACAGGCCTATTGATTTATTTCTTCATGAGTCCACTGCACAGTGGGAGCAGAAAGACAATGTCTCAGAATGTCAAAAGTTGCTAaaattgcagtgtttttttgaAATTGTCAGGTATTTCAAAGGGgacttatatatatatctttatataatataataataataatagtaatatctatatttatttacttgttctTAAAATTACACAAATCACTGACATCACcagcaacacaaaaacaataattttgtTGGAAGAGGTGGCATTTGTTGGTCAAATGGTGATGTCTGTTTTAAAATGGATCATTGAAATTTAAGCTGATCCAAATTCATCTGTATGAATCGAGTCAAATCCACTGATCCAactcttttttgtttaaattcacAGAGAGATGTAGCCGGTGATGCCTCAGAAGCTGCCCTGCTGAAGTGTATTGAGTTGTGCTGCGGATCTGTCAGTGGCATGAGAGACAAGTACAACAAGATTGCTGAGATCCCCTTCAACTCCACCAACAAATATCAGGTAAACaattcaaataattttttcGACAGTACAGCTACAAAATTTGTTCAcctgcttttcattttcaatggAAGGAAATGTTGACTTGGGCCCTCTAGTGTCTGGGTCTTCATCGAGCAGTTTTTAACAAATAATTAACAATCTATACCAgcaaattttaaattaaaactggGTTTTATTTGACATAAATACCTGATAGCGACAACAAAACAAGCATTGACTATACAGCCTTCCTCTTGTTCTACAGCTCTCCGTTCACAAGAACACAACTCCCGGAGAGACCAAGCATCTGCTGGTGATGAAAGGTGCCCCAGAGAGGATTTTGGACCGCTGCTCCACCATCATGCTCCAAGGCAAAGAGCAGCCGCTGGACgaggagatgaaagatgctTTCCAGAACGCCTATGTTGAGCTGGGAGGACTTGGAGAGAGAGTACTGGGTTAGTATGGGCTAGCTCAATTCTAAATCCTTGCAATATGTCCTGAATTGGTTGGTGGACTGAACTCTGAAAAGGCATCTTGCTATATGACTGACAATCAttctcttccctttttttcagGTTTCTGCCATTTCAACCTGCCTGACGACCAGTTCCCAGAGGGCTTTGCTTTTGACACTGACGAGGTGAACTTCCCCACAGAGAAACTGTGCTTCATTGGCCTCATGTCCATGATTGATCCTCCTCGTGCTGCTGTGCCCGATGCTGTCGGCAAATGCAGGAGCGCTGGAATCAAGGTATGCAACCAGAAAAGGTTCAATCCACTGTACATATGAACATCAGAATGATACAAACTTCCTGCAAGACTATCATGTATTAAACTGtctttcctcctctgtcttcctcttcctcaggtTATTATGGTAACAGGTGACCATCCCATCACAGCCAAGGCTATCGCTAAGGGTGTGGGTATCATCTCTGAAGGCAACGAGACTGTTGAAGACATTGCTGCTCGCTTGAACGTTCCAGTTTCAGAGGTTAACCCCAGGTTTGTATGCTTACTAAAGCTTATATCTGAGTGTTGAGATTGTTTGTCACACTTGTGGCACCAAACActcaaaatatatacatttttggCAGAtgcttaaaacattttttcaagaagcctcctcttctgtggcaaTTCTTTGCAATACTAGAGGTatcaatataaaattaaatcagCGTCGGCTAACGAGGCCTTCAATCTGCTCAGCCAAAAAGGCTTTTACCTCAGAGTCAGTGCAGACAAATAAATCTAGATGTGGCTCTGAGCTGGTGGCTTTACTGTTTCCTCATCAACAAGTTTGATTTATGTGTTCAGATCCAAGCTCAGCACGTTTATCAAACTGCTGCTCTGGGAAGAAATCTCCTGCCGAAAAGTGTATTTGTAACTGATGTGAAATGTCCCCTGTGTGGGCAAAATATTACACTATCCTGTACAATGGCACCAAGATAAATGACTGAAGACACTGTTTAAGTGTTGACAATGTATGATTCATCGTCTGCAATTATGAGGTTAGGcccaaacatactgtatatagcacTCTATTCAAAGTCTAGAATTTCACCAACAAAGCTATAATTGTCCTTTAAATGGGGTGCCAAGACTGGTGCTGTCTGTTTCTAAAGGAATTTCCTGTTTTCCTAGTATGCCTTTTCCTTGTGATTTTCATGTTGTGTCCCTTTATCGCCCTGATCATATCCTAGATTCAGCTTTCCCGCACAGAAACAGGATGTGCGATCAGAATTGTTGTCCTAATGCTGCTGTGATTTCCTCTCCAGGGACGCCAAGGCATGCGTTGTCCACGGCGGTGAGCTTAAAGAAATGACCTCAGAACATCTTGACAACATTCTGCGACACCACACTGAAATCGTCTTTGCCAGAACCTCCCCTCAGCAGAAACTTATCATTGTGGAGGGTTGCCAGAGACAGGTCAGCATTGTACACACAGCTTTGTCTGCTGTCCTACATTTTGTTGAAGCAATTAAACCTCAGTTGAGTTATGTTTTGAATATGTTCCATACCAGCACATTCAaactctctgtccctctctctgcaGGGAGCCATTGTGGCTGTGACAGGTGATGGTGTGAACGACTCTCCTGCTCTGAAGAAGGCCGACATTGGTGTTGCCATGGGAATCGCTGGATCTGATGTCTCCAAGCAGGCCGCCGACATGATCCTGCTGGACGACAACTTTGCCTCCATCGTTACAGGAGTGGAAGAAGGTAAagctttctttcatttcagaaatGCAGACTACAGCAAGCATCATTGTAACTGCCCAAATGTCATAATattaatttcttcttcttgtcataAATTACTTTGTCAGGCCGTCTGATCTTTGACAACTTGAAGAAGTCCATCGCCTACACCCTGACCAGTAACATCCCTGAGATCTCAcccttcctcctctttatcATCGCCAACATCCCTCTGCCCCTGGGAACCGTCACCATCCTCTGTATCGACCTGGGAACTGACATGGTGAGTTCTTTGAGAGATTGATTGGTTAGTGAAGCTTTTCATAGCCTTTTCAAAAAGGTTGTCTTATCTCTTGACATCATGCAAGTTTTTCATCATAATAAAGTAATGGTAATACATTATGTGGATATGTAATTCACTTAATttactttccatttttttaCTTGTTGCCTGCCAGGTCCCTGCCATCTCCCTGGCTTATGAAGCAGCTGAGAGCGACATCATGAAGAGACAGCCAAGAAACcccaaaacagacaaattagTGAATGAGAGGCTCATCAGCATAGCCTACGGACAGATCGGTAAGTTTTTTTTGACTCTACAGAGGACGAGAATTTGCCCTTTctcactgtttgttgttgtgggATATATAAATCCTTATGTGACTGAATAGTAGAGAAAGAAGTGACTGTTTTTAGGGTTATGGTCAGTTTTCTAAAAAATGTAACCTTCCTCATCTTTTGGAAGCTCTGTCTCTTAAATCAAAGTTTACAAAGTTATGAATGAACTGCTCTTTTCCTCTGTTAGGTATGATGCAGGCCACAGCTGGGTTCTTCACATACTTTGTGATCCTGGCTGAAAATGGTTTCCTACCCATGGACCTGCTCGGGCTCAGAGTGCTCTGGGACGACAGATATGTAAATGACCTGGAAGACAGCTACGGACAGCAGTGGGTCAGTAATTGTaatcatttaagaaaaaaatgcaatgcCATAAGCAGTAATGCTGAAGCCAAAATAAACAGGAAGACAAGGAAAAAGGTCCTAATCTCTTTTAATTTTCTATCCACCAGACATACGAGCGCAGAAAGATCGTAGAGTTCACCTGCCACACAGCCTTCTTCGCTAGCATCGTGGTCGTCCAGTGGGCCGATCTGATCATCTGTAAGACCAGGAGGAACTCCATCCTGCAGCAAGGAATGAAGTATGTCCATATAGAGACATAGGAGGAGCTATAAAGTACAGCAGGGACTTTCAAACCTGCATTTTATAAAAGATTTTCTCATATATTTAATTCAAGGAGCGTGCCTTTGTAGTCTGATCCCTGAGTTTCTTTCAACTATCTTATAGAAAGGGCAATAGCAGCACAGTTAGCCTCTACCTTGAGATATGTGTAATCATTTGTTTGTGCAGCTATTGAATCTATTGAAACTCCTTTCAACTTCAGTCGTAAAATAGACCATTTTCACCAAGAACTCTGGTTAGGACAGAAAGCAAGTAGCTGActtaagttatttatttacaaaaaacaaattcaataaaaaagtTAATGATGATATAAGACGAATCCAGGTGTATTTAAAGCAtcttagattaaaaaaaaaacaaccaaaacatgtagaaataaagaataaatgcaTAACTTGCAAAATAGAGCAGTCCCATTTCaagttttcatcattttcagtttGAGGACTCGTCGCTTTTTAGTATAACTATTGCTATTTTGGTGATCCTAGTATTTTTATGAAGAATATTTATTGCTTCAGGAGCTGTCAGTATAACAATAGGAAGTGTAAAATGCTCTCAGATGAATTTTAGTCTTTAATTGTGTTAAATCTTAATTTTTCACAGGAACCGCATCCTGATCTTTGGGCTGTTTGAGGAGACCGCCCTGGCTGCTTTCCTGTCATACTGCCCGGGCATGGACGTCGCCCTCAGAATGTACCCTCTCAAGTGAGTAAAACACACAGATTAAGAGATAAACATCCTCAAGCGTCTTTACAGAAATTCAGGAATTATACTGTGTTTACAAAAAATCCTAAAAGAATACTATGCAAACTCTCTTTTATCTTTAATCTGCTGATAAGCTTGTTAGGACATTGTCTAGGATGCAGAGTTATGCATAAAGCACATTTTTCCCTTTTCACTGTTGGCTTTTGTGGTTGGCATGCTCTCATTTGagtgtgttctgtttttgttcgTGCATGAGAGCTATTTAAGATTATCCCAGTTAAAGTGGTAATCTGCAAAAtccttttttctgttaatttacCGACGTTCGCCGCACTTCCCGGTGGTTACTTGTCAATCAGGGCAGCTACAGTCCTGTGACATTGTTTTCCTTGGATTTCTGTTGAGTGAAGTGCTGTTTTAGTGATCGTCTTGTTAAAAATAGATGGATGTTATCTTGTGTCACTGGTAATTTCCACTTCAGAGgcagaacagagcagaagagCTACTGTGCTAATGAGATTGTTTGCccaacagagaaaaatagaaagcaATGAGGGCACGTTAAGCTCATTAGCTCAGGAGTTGCACACACAACTGAAATCTCCTCGTCTTATCTGGTTCTCCTCGttattgttttgtgtcttcCCCTACTCCTGCCTCTCCTTTCTTCCCTGCCACCTTTTCATCTGTTCCCAGtgtgtctgtctcctctccacTTCTTTCAGACTCTCCTCAGCCACCCACTGCTGATGCTCAACTAACCTTGGCTTCTCCTTCTCCatgtttgtctctctcctcaCAGTCTTTGTCTTCTTGTCCCTATTTCTGTCTCGTctgctttctgtgtttgtgtttttctctctcattcatgcttttatctctGAGTTGATATATATTCAGTGGATTTCAGTTACTTATTGCTAAAGAAAATCTACagaaattacagtaaatattcaatgaaacaaatatatttgGCTTTAAATCACTCAACTCATCCGTGACTAAATTTATCAGTCAAATAACAATGGTTAGATCATTTCCTTTGTTTGAAAGTGGTCGCATTTGCTTTTCTACATAGTGTAAACCATGttatgtattttcatttagGGAGGTTTTGTCCAATTTCTGtacatattttgacattttgagaggCAAAGTCAGGGCACTATCCTGACTGACCTTTGAAGAAGGccattttggcttttttttttaccctgaaAGATTAGATGGAGCCCACTGAACCACTCCTGGCCATTAGGTTGGCAGAACACACAAGAAACTAATaagcatcatttaaaaaatgaaaaatttgatggtttgtatatgtgtgtgcacattagaaagaaaaaagcttttcaTGTGTTCTTAGAGAGCCTTAAGCCAAATATAACAGCATAAAACTCTATGCTTTGAAGTGCTGATGCTGAAAATTACTGGGGGCATGCCAGTGTTGTGTGTTGGCATCTGTTGAACCCCCAAGGCAAATCCAGTGTTCAGAATATTCTGAATTTTTaacatcagttttttttaaaaatatgatagATGACACCTCAAATTCTACTGCAGTTGAGTTTTTTGAAATATTACTGAGTCCTTTATTCTGGTTCAACATGTCTCTGGCCCAACTCATAGCCATGGCCATGGTTTAGACTTTGTGTCTATGATGGAT
This DNA window, taken from Thunnus albacares chromosome 24, fThuAlb1.1, whole genome shotgun sequence, encodes the following:
- the LOC122976432 gene encoding sodium/potassium-transporting ATPase subunit alpha-1 is translated as MGLGKGKDDYKLAATSDGGSKKDKKAKEKKDMDDLKKEVDLDDHKLTLDELHRKYGTDLSRGLSSSRAKEILARDGPNALTPPPTTPEWVKFCRQLFGGFSMLLWIGAILCFLAYGIQAAAEDEPANDNLYLGIVLSAVVIITGCFSYYQEAKSSKIMESFKNLVPQQALVVRDGEKSSINAEDVVVGDLVEVKGGDRIPADLRIISAHGCKVDNSSLTGESEPQTRTPDFSNDNPLETRNIVFFSTNCVEGTAKGIVINTGDRTVMGRIATLASSLEGGKTPIAIEIEHFIHIITGVAVFLGVSFFILSLILGYGWLEAVIFLIGIIVANVPEGLLATVTVCLTLTAKRMAKKNCLVKNLEAVETLGSTSTICSDKTGTLTQNRMTVAHMWFDNQIHEADTTENQSGTSFDRSSATWAALARIAGLCNRAVFLAEQSNVPILKRDVAGDASEAALLKCIELCCGSVSGMRDKYNKIAEIPFNSTNKYQLSVHKNTTPGETKHLLVMKGAPERILDRCSTIMLQGKEQPLDEEMKDAFQNAYVELGGLGERVLGFCHFNLPDDQFPEGFAFDTDEVNFPTEKLCFIGLMSMIDPPRAAVPDAVGKCRSAGIKVIMVTGDHPITAKAIAKGVGIISEGNETVEDIAARLNVPVSEVNPRDAKACVVHGGELKEMTSEHLDNILRHHTEIVFARTSPQQKLIIVEGCQRQGAIVAVTGDGVNDSPALKKADIGVAMGIAGSDVSKQAADMILLDDNFASIVTGVEEGRLIFDNLKKSIAYTLTSNIPEISPFLLFIIANIPLPLGTVTILCIDLGTDMVPAISLAYEAAESDIMKRQPRNPKTDKLVNERLISIAYGQIGMMQATAGFFTYFVILAENGFLPMDLLGLRVLWDDRYVNDLEDSYGQQWTYERRKIVEFTCHTAFFASIVVVQWADLIICKTRRNSILQQGMKNRILIFGLFEETALAAFLSYCPGMDVALRMYPLKPCWWFCAFPYSLLIFLYDEARRYILRRNPGGWVEQETYY